The genomic interval ATTTTCGGATAGTAAATTTCAACAAGTGGTAATAAGATGCTAAATGGTATTGAAGGAATAAAGTAAAGATAAAATGCTTTGTCCCATCGCCATATGTTTTTTAATGCATATGAAATGTTAGACAGAAGATTATATTTTTGCTTTTCCTTTCTTGATTTTTCTATTTTCAAGAGTCACTCCTCCTTGCCGTTATCTTAACTACCGGCATAATTATATTTTTACGCAACACAATTATAATTGGCATTTGGCTTCCTCCGCGTAATACTGCGCCTGAGCATGCCACAGCTCATAATACTTTCCGTCTTCGTCGGCGACAAGCTCGTCATGGCTTCCGCGCTGAATAAGCTTCCCTTCATGAAATACGGCAATATCATCGCAGAAGCGGCAGGAAGAAAGACGGTGACTGATATAAATCGCTGTTTTATCGCCGACAATTTCATTGAATTTGCTGTAAATCTCATATTCGGCAATCGGATCGAGCGCGGCGGTCGGCTCGTCGAGGACGATAAACGGCGCGTCTTTATAAAGCGCACGCGCAAGTGCGATTTTCTGTGCCTCTCCGCCGGAAATCTCTACTCCCTTCTCGTCAAAGTCCTTGTAAAGGCAGGTTTCAACGCCCTCCGGCATTGAGGAAAGTCTGTCTCCGAAGCCTGCTTCTTTAAGACAGGCCTCAACCTTTGTTTTATCGTAATCCACCCTTGCCGCGACATTCTGACCGAGTGAAAACGAAAACAGCTTGAAATCCTGAAACACGACTGAGAATATCGACATATATTCGTCGTAATCGTATTTTTTTATATTAATTCCGTTTAATAGTATTTCTCCTTCTGTCGGGTCATAAAGACGGCAAAGAAGCTTTATAAACGTCGTCTTTCCCGATCCGTTCATTCCGACAACGGCG from Oscillospiraceae bacterium carries:
- a CDS encoding ABC transporter ATP-binding protein, which codes for AVVGMNGSGKTTFIKLLCRLYDPTEGEILLNGINIKKYDYDEYMSIFSVVFQDFKLFSFSLGQNVAARVDYDKTKVEACLKEAGFGDRLSSMPEGVETCLYKDFDEKGVEISGGEAQKIALARALYKDAPFIVLDEPTAALDPIAEYEIYSKFNEIVGDKTAIYISHRLSSCRFCDDIAVFHEGKLIQRGSHDELVADEDGKYYELWHAQAQYYAEEAKCQL